One Streptomyces sp. V4I8 genomic window carries:
- a CDS encoding DEAD/DEAH box helicase, which translates to MNHTYTNDRPARTRNGGADAGRGGSRFGSQAPRRSGGPTRSGGYGRRSAAVQGEFALPRTITPALPAVEAFADLAMPEPLLAELGKQGVTAPFPIQGATLPNSLAGRDVLGRGRTGSGKTLAFGLALLARTAGQRAESRQPLGLILVPTRELAQQVTDALTPYARSVKLRLVTVVGGMSIGRQAGALRGGAEVVVATPGRLKDLIDRGDCRLNQVGITVLDEADQMADMGFMPQVTALLDQVRPEGQRMLFSATLDRNVDLLVRRYLTDPVVHSVDPSAGAVTTMEHHVLHVHGADKHAATTEIAARDGRVIMFLDTKHAVDRLTQDLLNSGVRAAALHGGKSQPQRTRTLAQFKTGHVTVLVATNVAARGIHVDNLDLVVNVDPPTDHKDYLHRGGRTARAGESGSVVTLVTPNQRRGMVRLMSDAGIRPQTTQIRSGDEALNRITGAQAPSGIPVVITAPVVERPKRSATSRGRRRPASATRRAPVRQSVVGAVA; encoded by the coding sequence ATGAACCACACATACACGAACGACCGCCCCGCCCGCACCCGTAATGGCGGCGCCGACGCCGGCAGGGGCGGCAGCCGCTTCGGCTCGCAGGCACCGCGCCGTTCGGGCGGGCCCACTCGTTCCGGTGGTTACGGCCGCCGGTCCGCCGCAGTGCAGGGTGAGTTCGCGCTACCCAGGACGATCACCCCCGCGCTGCCCGCCGTCGAGGCGTTCGCCGATCTCGCCATGCCCGAGCCGCTGCTGGCCGAACTCGGCAAGCAGGGTGTGACCGCGCCGTTCCCGATCCAGGGCGCGACGCTGCCCAACTCCCTGGCGGGCCGTGACGTCCTGGGGCGCGGGCGCACCGGTTCCGGCAAGACCCTCGCCTTCGGCCTCGCCCTGCTCGCCCGCACTGCTGGACAGCGTGCTGAGTCCCGCCAGCCGCTGGGGCTGATCCTCGTACCGACGCGTGAGCTGGCTCAGCAGGTGACCGACGCGCTCACTCCGTACGCCCGTTCCGTCAAGCTGCGGCTGGTCACGGTGGTGGGTGGGATGTCGATCGGCAGGCAGGCAGGCGCGCTGCGAGGCGGAGCCGAGGTCGTCGTCGCGACCCCGGGCCGGCTCAAGGACCTCATCGACCGTGGCGACTGCCGGCTGAACCAGGTGGGCATCACGGTGCTGGACGAGGCCGACCAGATGGCCGACATGGGGTTCATGCCACAGGTCACCGCGCTGCTCGACCAGGTGCGTCCGGAGGGGCAGCGGATGCTGTTCTCCGCCACCCTGGACCGCAATGTCGACCTGCTGGTGCGCCGCTATCTGACCGACCCCGTCGTGCATTCGGTCGACCCGTCGGCCGGTGCGGTCACGACGATGGAGCACCACGTCCTGCACGTCCACGGCGCCGACAAGCACGCCGCCACGACCGAGATCGCCGCCCGCGACGGCCGCGTGATCATGTTCCTGGACACCAAGCACGCCGTCGACCGGCTGACCCAGGACCTGCTCAACAGCGGGGTACGGGCCGCCGCGCTGCACGGCGGCAAGTCGCAGCCGCAACGTACCCGCACCCTGGCGCAGTTCAAGACGGGGCACGTCACCGTACTGGTGGCGACCAATGTCGCGGCGCGCGGCATCCACGTCGACAACCTTGACCTCGTCGTCAACGTCGATCCGCCGACCGACCACAAGGACTACCTCCACCGCGGCGGCCGAACCGCGCGGGCCGGCGAGTCCGGCAGCGTCGTAACCCTCGTCACACCGAACCAGCGTCGAGGCATGGTTCGCCTGATGTCGGACGCCGGGATCCGGCCGCAGACCACCCAGATCCGCTCGGGCGACGAGGCCCTGAACCGGATCACCGGAGCCCAGGCCCCGTCCGGCATCCCGGTCGTCATCACCGCACCGGTGGTCGAACGCCCCAAGCGCAGCGCCACCTCCCGAGGCCGCCGCCGCCCCGCCTCGGCGACCCGGCGCGCGCCTGTGCGCCAGTCTGTCGTCGGCGCGGTGGCCTAG
- a CDS encoding CBS domain-containing protein codes for MTLVQMQPRPEDVNPVHRTVAEVMDAAGPQVCDDMSVEVALAVMAAARTGRLVVCDQDGQCTGLVTQTELAAVRDSSDYTDRVRLRDILGDHGSFTSPVTTMAEADQVMRTRQLGALPVVDEQGSALGILALSR; via the coding sequence TTGACGCTGGTTCAGATGCAGCCCCGCCCGGAGGATGTCAACCCTGTGCACAGGACGGTGGCCGAGGTCATGGACGCGGCCGGACCGCAGGTCTGTGACGACATGAGCGTCGAGGTGGCGCTGGCCGTCATGGCCGCCGCACGCACGGGCCGGCTCGTCGTCTGCGACCAGGACGGCCAGTGCACCGGCCTGGTCACCCAGACCGAACTCGCCGCCGTCCGCGACAGCTCCGACTACACGGATCGCGTCCGCCTGCGCGACATCCTCGGCGACCACGGCTCGTTCACCTCACCCGTGACCACGATGGCCGAAGCCGACCAGGTGATGCGCACCCGTCAGCTCGGTGCCCTGCCGGTGGTCGACGAGCAAGGCAGCGCTCTGGGCATCCTCGCCCTCTCCCGCTGA
- a CDS encoding SCO5918 family protein — protein MRCVIARFPFELTKGGVLESMKGVKPEPVTGQSVIIGRRHYPVKQVGQVITRQDRRDFSAAEVLRAMAQLGFTCRAVPKAAPLGILSPMQHASAMLGTPVTV, from the coding sequence ATGCGCTGCGTCATCGCCCGTTTCCCCTTCGAGCTCACCAAGGGTGGCGTGCTGGAATCGATGAAGGGCGTCAAGCCCGAACCGGTCACCGGCCAATCGGTGATCATCGGCCGCCGCCACTACCCCGTCAAGCAGGTCGGCCAGGTCATCACGCGCCAGGACCGCCGTGACTTCAGCGCCGCCGAGGTCCTGCGGGCCATGGCTCAGCTCGGCTTCACCTGCCGCGCCGTTCCCAAGGCAGCGCCCCTGGGCATTCTCAGCCCGATGCAGCACGCTTCCGCGATGCTCGGCACCCCCGTCACGGTCTGA
- a CDS encoding MerR family transcriptional regulator produces MTADDTFGRLDDDDYPAYTMGRAAEMLGTTQGFLRAIGEARLITPLRSAGGHRRYSRYQLRIAARARELVDHGTPIEAACRIIILEDQLEEAQRLNAEYRRATASANPTAAA; encoded by the coding sequence ATGACAGCAGACGACACGTTCGGCCGTCTCGATGACGACGACTACCCCGCCTACACCATGGGCCGGGCCGCCGAGATGCTCGGCACCACACAGGGCTTCCTGCGCGCCATCGGCGAAGCCCGCCTCATCACCCCGCTGCGCTCCGCGGGCGGACACCGCCGCTACTCCCGCTACCAGCTGCGCATCGCCGCCCGCGCCCGCGAACTCGTCGACCACGGCACCCCCATCGAGGCCGCCTGCCGCATCATCATCCTCGAAGACCAGCTCGAGGAAGCCCAGCGCCTCAACGCCGAATACCGCCGCGCCACCGCATCAGCGAACCCGACCGCAGCAGCATGA
- a CDS encoding transposase, with translation MTLPASLLLVLQVTRPCFTKHSFETFCHLVAGMAAQTGRRTVTGMLTGAGLSRLWPHRRAHAFFSEASWDPDQLGLRLARAVVEALLPADAPILAVVDDTLLHRVGRKVFGALWAHDGSGRGKDKLGFGNTWVICAVVVRLPFLAKPVAVPVAARLWRGKATASRTDLALEMVHDLAALFPGRTLHVTGDAAYHSGKVADLPPSVTFTTRLPRNAALSAPTPPKTNKRGRPRKKGRALGSLTAIAQTATWRLAVVERYGRMEFVWITERECLWYGAFKDLPVRLVLIRDLNSTRPYDLALISTDLVSPADDLIERYGTRWPIESIFEHMRQDLGVGQARNRTRRAVERTVPFGLAVYTIVVLWYAAHGHHPADIADRRARQPWYATKATPAFSDMVIKLRRTIIAARHIHNPAGQPGPDEIAAVIRAWEAAAA, from the coding sequence ATGACGTTACCGGCGTCGTTGCTGCTTGTTCTGCAGGTCACTCGTCCGTGTTTCACGAAGCATTCGTTCGAGACGTTCTGCCATCTGGTGGCCGGGATGGCCGCGCAGACGGGGCGGCGTACGGTCACCGGGATGCTGACGGGGGCGGGACTGTCGCGGCTGTGGCCGCACCGCAGGGCCCACGCCTTCTTCTCTGAGGCCTCGTGGGATCCCGACCAGCTCGGCCTGCGCCTGGCCCGAGCCGTGGTCGAAGCCCTGCTCCCAGCGGACGCGCCGATCCTGGCTGTCGTCGACGACACCCTGCTGCACCGGGTCGGCAGGAAGGTCTTCGGGGCGCTGTGGGCGCATGACGGCTCCGGGCGGGGCAAGGACAAGCTCGGGTTCGGCAACACCTGGGTCATCTGCGCGGTCGTGGTCCGCCTGCCCTTCCTCGCCAAGCCGGTCGCTGTGCCGGTGGCCGCCCGGCTGTGGCGGGGCAAGGCCACCGCCTCCCGCACCGACCTGGCCCTGGAGATGGTCCACGACCTGGCCGCGCTCTTCCCCGGCCGCACTCTCCACGTCACCGGCGACGCTGCCTACCACTCCGGCAAGGTCGCCGACCTGCCCCCGTCGGTCACCTTCACCACCCGACTCCCGCGCAACGCCGCCCTGTCCGCGCCGACCCCGCCCAAGACCAACAAGCGGGGACGGCCCCGCAAGAAGGGCAGGGCGCTGGGCTCACTGACCGCGATTGCCCAGACGGCGACATGGCGCCTTGCCGTCGTGGAGCGTTACGGGCGCATGGAGTTCGTGTGGATCACCGAGAGGGAATGCCTGTGGTACGGAGCCTTCAAGGACCTCCCGGTCCGCCTCGTCCTGATCCGCGACCTGAACTCGACCCGCCCGTACGACCTCGCTCTGATCAGCACCGACCTGGTCAGTCCCGCCGACGACCTCATTGAACGGTACGGCACGCGCTGGCCGATCGAATCGATCTTCGAGCACATGCGCCAGGATCTCGGCGTCGGCCAGGCCCGCAACCGCACCCGGCGCGCGGTGGAGCGCACCGTCCCCTTCGGCCTGGCCGTCTACACCATCGTCGTCCTCTGGTACGCCGCCCACGGGCACCACCCCGCCGACATCGCCGACCGGCGCGCACGACAGCCCTGGTACGCGACGAAGGCGACCCCGGCGTTCAGCGACATGGTGATCAAGCTTCGCCGGACGATCATCGCCGCCCGCCATATTCACAACCCTGCAGGTCAACCCGGTCCCGATGAAATCGCCGCGGTCATCCGCGCCTGGGAAGCAGCCGCGGCGTAG
- a CDS encoding glycoside hydrolase family 43 protein: protein MPPLHQPDGRFANPVIPGFHPDPSVCRVGDDYYLACSSFEYFPGVPLFHSRDLVHWTQIGNALDRPEQLRLSDAWSSGGIYAPTLRHHDGRFWLIVTNCSEGGGNLIVTATDPAGPWSDPIWAPGVPGIDPDLVWDEDGTCWCTVAGVSQVRLDPSTGQTYGTPHRLWSGGPGAKAPEAPHLYRIGDYWYLLIAEGGTERCHGVSIARGRTPAGPFEPCPANPILTHRGTDHPVQNTGHADLVQGPDGSWWMVLLGVRPGGGTPGWHVLGRETFLAPVTWVDDWPVVGEVALDLPELPWPLSPGPVEEHRDDFELAELRPSWISLRDRPAEHCTTKERPGWLTLRARGGSLDEPDVVFTGRRQQHLSCRARTLVDAAEGSGGLAVRLDERHHYAIEASGTEVRVIARVGSLRTVVAEQSVPAGPVVLAVTITAPPSPHGPCTGPDVVSLGVEQSDGTFTELATLDGRYLSTEVAGGFTGRVIGMYATAGTARFDWFDYEPLDG from the coding sequence GTGCCCCCTCTGCACCAGCCGGACGGACGCTTCGCCAACCCCGTGATCCCCGGCTTCCACCCCGACCCCAGCGTCTGCCGCGTCGGCGACGACTACTACCTGGCCTGCTCCAGCTTCGAGTACTTCCCCGGGGTGCCCCTCTTCCACAGCCGTGACCTGGTGCACTGGACACAGATCGGCAACGCCCTGGACCGGCCGGAGCAGCTGCGTCTGTCGGACGCGTGGTCCTCCGGTGGGATCTACGCCCCCACCCTGCGCCACCACGACGGCCGCTTCTGGCTGATCGTCACCAACTGCAGCGAGGGCGGCGGCAACCTGATCGTCACGGCCACCGACCCCGCCGGACCGTGGTCGGACCCCATCTGGGCGCCGGGTGTCCCCGGCATCGATCCCGACCTGGTCTGGGACGAGGACGGCACCTGCTGGTGCACGGTCGCCGGGGTCTCGCAGGTCCGTCTCGACCCGTCCACCGGGCAGACGTACGGAACACCGCACAGGCTCTGGTCCGGCGGGCCCGGCGCCAAGGCCCCGGAGGCGCCGCACCTGTACCGGATCGGCGACTACTGGTACCTGCTCATCGCCGAGGGCGGCACCGAGCGCTGCCACGGCGTCTCGATCGCCCGCGGCCGTACCCCCGCCGGCCCGTTCGAGCCGTGCCCGGCCAACCCGATCCTCACCCACCGCGGCACCGACCACCCCGTCCAGAACACCGGGCACGCCGACCTGGTCCAAGGCCCCGACGGCTCCTGGTGGATGGTGCTGCTCGGCGTCCGGCCGGGCGGCGGCACGCCGGGCTGGCACGTGCTCGGCCGGGAGACCTTCCTGGCCCCCGTGACCTGGGTGGACGACTGGCCGGTCGTCGGCGAGGTCGCCCTGGACCTGCCCGAGCTCCCGTGGCCGCTCTCCCCCGGCCCTGTCGAGGAGCACCGGGACGACTTCGAGCTCGCCGAACTACGACCGTCCTGGATCTCCCTGCGCGACCGGCCCGCCGAACACTGCACCACCAAGGAGCGCCCCGGATGGCTGACGCTCCGCGCGCGGGGCGGCTCCCTCGACGAGCCCGACGTGGTGTTCACCGGCCGACGCCAGCAGCATCTGTCGTGCCGGGCGCGGACTCTGGTCGATGCCGCGGAGGGAAGCGGTGGCCTCGCCGTCCGGCTCGACGAGCGGCACCACTACGCGATCGAGGCCTCCGGCACCGAGGTGCGGGTGATCGCGCGCGTCGGCTCCCTGCGCACGGTCGTGGCCGAACAGTCCGTGCCCGCCGGGCCGGTGGTCCTGGCCGTCACGATCACGGCCCCCCCGTCTCCGCACGGACCGTGCACCGGACCCGACGTCGTCTCCCTCGGCGTCGAGCAGTCCGACGGCACGTTCACCGAGCTCGCGACCCTCGACGGCCGCTACCTGTCGACCGAGGTCGCCGGCGGCTTCACGGGCCGGGTCATCGGCATGTACGCCACCGCGGGCACCGCCCGCTTCGACTGGTTCGACTACGAGCCCCTCGACGGCTGA
- a CDS encoding alpha-galactosidase, which translates to MTKKQGTFRWGHEALQLEIVLDDDGSPRLTHLGLPGAAETAPASLPLVDVTAAGHGRGWSGNLLVGTDLGGRLRHRTHHATRDGDWHTLTVHLHDPETGLVAEVTYRSPDGIPVLRSEVTLRNEGQTALHLESVSSLSVGGLTPQDPAAIDAADLLWAENDWLTECRWQRQPMRLTTPAHSGRVSNGHGRAGFALNGQGTWSSCGRLPMGGLTDRRTGRTWVWQIEHNGGGWRWECGERDRAAYVALFGPTDTHHGWRHSLEPGAVFRTVPAALSFSDDGGPDEAFAALTRYRRAQRRPHADHQRLPVIFNDYMNCLMGDPTAEKLLPHIDAAADAGAEYFVIDAGWYDGDDGGWWTTVGAWEPAASRFPGTRGIHEVLDRIRERGMVPGLWLEPEVIGVRSPMAKSLPDEAFFRRDGARVTEAGRHHLDLRHPAARAHLDQVVDRLVGEWGVGYLKLDHNIDPGSGTSAHPDETPGAGLLGHNRAHLDWLDGILDRYPHLVVENCSSGGMRWDHALLSRMQLQSTSDQQNLHLYAPIAASAPTAVTPEQGAVWAYPQPEDSLDEVAFTMANALLGRIHLSGRIPELEPEARALVHEAVAAYKAIRADLPQAVPSWPLGLPAWDDPWIALALRTPATTYLTAWRRPGTDATATLHLPHLRDTAARVDLLYPSLSSAVSAWTPDTAELSLTLPTAPSAVLLRVTPTAPGAP; encoded by the coding sequence ATGACCAAGAAACAGGGGACCTTCCGCTGGGGGCACGAGGCCCTCCAGCTCGAGATCGTCCTTGATGACGACGGCAGCCCGCGGCTGACGCACCTCGGACTGCCCGGCGCGGCTGAGACAGCCCCCGCGTCCCTGCCCCTGGTGGACGTGACGGCCGCGGGTCACGGCCGTGGCTGGTCGGGCAACCTCCTCGTGGGCACCGATCTCGGCGGGCGTCTGCGCCACCGGACCCACCACGCGACCCGCGACGGCGACTGGCACACACTGACCGTGCACCTCCACGATCCGGAAACCGGGCTGGTCGCGGAGGTGACCTACCGATCGCCGGACGGCATCCCCGTGCTCCGCAGCGAGGTGACCCTCCGCAACGAAGGGCAGACCGCGCTGCACCTGGAGTCGGTCAGCTCGCTCTCGGTGGGCGGCCTCACCCCGCAGGACCCGGCTGCCATCGACGCCGCGGACCTGCTGTGGGCGGAGAACGACTGGCTCACCGAATGCCGCTGGCAGCGACAGCCGATGCGCCTGACCACACCGGCCCACAGCGGACGTGTGAGCAACGGGCACGGCAGAGCCGGCTTCGCCCTGAACGGACAGGGCACCTGGTCCAGTTGCGGACGCCTCCCCATGGGCGGCCTGACGGACCGGCGTACCGGCCGTACCTGGGTGTGGCAGATCGAGCACAACGGTGGCGGCTGGCGTTGGGAGTGCGGCGAGCGGGACAGGGCGGCCTACGTTGCGCTCTTCGGACCTACCGACACCCACCACGGCTGGCGGCACTCCCTCGAACCCGGCGCCGTCTTCCGCACCGTACCCGCCGCCTTGTCCTTCAGCGACGACGGTGGTCCCGACGAGGCGTTCGCCGCGCTGACCCGCTACCGCCGCGCCCAGCGCCGCCCGCATGCCGACCACCAGCGCCTGCCCGTCATCTTCAACGACTACATGAACTGCCTGATGGGCGACCCCACGGCCGAGAAGCTGCTGCCGCACATCGACGCGGCGGCCGACGCGGGCGCGGAGTACTTCGTGATCGACGCCGGCTGGTACGACGGCGACGACGGCGGCTGGTGGACCACCGTCGGCGCCTGGGAGCCCGCCGCCTCCCGGTTCCCCGGGACGCGCGGGATCCACGAGGTGCTGGACCGCATCCGGGAGCGCGGCATGGTTCCCGGCCTGTGGCTGGAGCCGGAGGTGATCGGCGTACGCAGCCCCATGGCCAAGTCCCTGCCCGACGAGGCGTTCTTCCGCCGCGACGGCGCCCGCGTCACGGAGGCCGGCCGGCACCACCTGGACCTGCGCCACCCGGCGGCCCGTGCTCACCTGGACCAGGTCGTGGACCGCCTGGTCGGCGAGTGGGGCGTCGGCTACCTCAAGCTCGACCACAACATCGACCCCGGCTCCGGCACCAGCGCCCACCCCGACGAGACCCCGGGCGCCGGTCTGCTCGGCCACAACCGGGCGCATCTCGACTGGCTCGACGGCATCCTGGACCGTTATCCGCACCTGGTGGTGGAGAACTGCTCCTCCGGCGGCATGCGCTGGGACCACGCCCTGCTGTCCCGGATGCAGCTGCAGTCCACCAGCGACCAGCAGAACCTCCACCTCTACGCGCCCATCGCGGCTTCCGCGCCCACCGCCGTCACCCCGGAACAGGGGGCCGTTTGGGCCTACCCGCAGCCGGAGGACTCCCTCGACGAGGTGGCCTTCACCATGGCCAACGCGCTCCTCGGCCGGATCCATCTCTCCGGCCGCATCCCCGAACTCGAGCCGGAGGCCCGCGCCCTGGTCCACGAGGCGGTAGCGGCGTACAAGGCCATCCGCGCCGACCTGCCGCAAGCCGTGCCGTCCTGGCCACTGGGCCTTCCTGCCTGGGACGACCCCTGGATCGCCCTGGCCCTGCGCACTCCCGCCACCACCTACCTCACCGCCTGGCGCCGCCCCGGAACCGACGCCACTGCGACGCTTCACCTGCCCCACCTGCGGGACACCGCCGCCCGTGTCGACCTGCTCTACCCCTCGCTCAGCTCGGCCGTTTCCGCCTGGACGCCAGACACGGCCGAGCTGAGCCTGACCCTGCCCACCGCGCCGTCCGCCGTCCTGCTGCGCGTCACCCCCACGGCCCCCGGCGCTCCCTGA
- a CDS encoding D-2-hydroxyacid dehydrogenase → MADRLVVLYRGNRPPATGLIERLADTVYATEEELPYLLPGADALLAWVTITPAIREAWPDNPEKAPRWVHASSAGVDSFLFPALVDDPGVVLTNARGVYDQPTAEYVLGLILALAKDFPGTWEHQRRREWRPRPSDGITGRTVLVWGTGPIGRATARLLRAAGMRVCGAGRRARTDHPDFGTVHASATLHAALAEADYVVLAAPLTQDTRGMVDAPVLAAMKPGARLINVGRGGLVDEEALVDHLAAGRLAGAALDVFAQEPLPAESPLWDMPGVMISPHTAGETTGEREALAEVFLDNLTRHIEGRPLRNVVDKRRGYVIDETHPA, encoded by the coding sequence ATGGCCGACCGCCTCGTCGTCCTCTACCGGGGCAACCGGCCCCCCGCCACAGGACTCATCGAGCGGCTCGCGGACACCGTCTACGCCACCGAGGAGGAGCTCCCCTACCTCCTCCCCGGTGCCGACGCCCTCCTGGCCTGGGTGACCATCACCCCGGCCATCCGCGAAGCCTGGCCCGACAACCCCGAGAAGGCACCCCGGTGGGTCCACGCGTCCTCCGCGGGCGTGGACTCGTTCCTCTTCCCCGCCCTGGTGGACGATCCGGGCGTCGTTCTCACCAACGCCCGCGGCGTCTACGACCAGCCGACCGCCGAGTACGTCCTCGGCCTGATCCTCGCTCTTGCCAAGGACTTCCCCGGCACCTGGGAGCACCAGCGGCGCCGGGAGTGGCGTCCGCGCCCCAGTGACGGCATCACCGGCCGCACCGTGCTGGTCTGGGGCACGGGGCCGATCGGCCGGGCCACCGCCCGGCTGCTGCGCGCCGCCGGCATGCGGGTCTGCGGCGCGGGGCGCAGGGCCCGCACGGACCACCCGGACTTCGGCACGGTCCACGCCTCCGCCACCCTGCATGCAGCCCTGGCGGAGGCGGACTACGTCGTCCTGGCCGCCCCCCTCACCCAGGACACCCGGGGCATGGTCGACGCCCCCGTGCTGGCCGCGATGAAGCCGGGGGCCCGGCTGATCAACGTCGGCCGGGGCGGACTCGTCGACGAGGAGGCACTGGTCGACCACCTCGCCGCCGGGCGGCTCGCCGGCGCAGCCCTGGACGTTTTCGCCCAGGAACCTCTGCCTGCCGAATCACCCCTGTGGGACATGCCCGGCGTGATGATCTCCCCGCACACGGCGGGCGAGACCACCGGCGAACGGGAGGCGCTCGCCGAGGTGTTCCTCGACAACCTCACTCGGCACATCGAGGGCCGGCCGCTGCGCAACGTGGTGGACAAGCGGCGCGGATACGTGATCGACGAGACGCACCCCGCCTGA
- a CDS encoding NAD-dependent succinate-semialdehyde dehydrogenase, whose translation MTVVRDVPKQLFIGGGWQDAESGRTLSVDNPATGEELCQVADASPADGRRAVEAAVAAQAAWAATAPRVRSEILRRAYDIIISRTEDLALLMTLEMGKPLAEARAEVAYAAEFFRWFSEEAVRIDGGLTTAPDGRNRLLVTRQPVGPCLLITPWNFPLAMGTRKIGPAIAAGCTIVLKPAPQTPLASLALAEILTEAGLPAGVLNIVTTTDAAGVVEPLLRGGQIRKLSFTGSTQVGRILLAQCADTVIRTSMELGGNAPLIVFDDADLDVAIEGTMVAKMRNMGESCCAANRIYVHTSIAEEFATRLAARMAALTVGDGTEPGTDVGPLIDAAGRSKAHDLVRDAVKRGATVLTGGELPEGPGCFYPPTVLTGIAPDSAIIDTEIFGPVAAIRTFDTEDEAIAGANDTEFGLAAYLFTQNLDRALRVAERLESGMIGLNTGLVSNPAAPFGGVKQSGLGREGGRVGIDEFLEYKYIAVPTGA comes from the coding sequence ATGACTGTCGTCCGTGATGTTCCCAAGCAGCTGTTCATCGGCGGTGGTTGGCAGGACGCCGAGTCCGGCCGGACCCTGTCCGTCGACAACCCGGCCACCGGCGAGGAACTGTGCCAGGTCGCCGACGCCTCACCCGCCGACGGCCGGCGTGCCGTCGAGGCGGCGGTCGCCGCGCAGGCCGCCTGGGCCGCCACCGCGCCCCGGGTGCGCAGCGAGATCCTGCGCCGCGCCTACGACATCATCATCAGCCGTACCGAAGACCTCGCGCTGCTGATGACCCTGGAGATGGGCAAGCCCCTGGCCGAGGCGCGTGCCGAAGTCGCCTACGCGGCGGAGTTCTTCCGCTGGTTCTCCGAGGAAGCCGTCCGTATCGACGGCGGGTTGACCACCGCCCCCGACGGCAGGAACCGCCTCCTGGTCACCCGCCAGCCCGTCGGCCCCTGCCTGCTCATCACCCCCTGGAACTTCCCCCTCGCGATGGGCACCCGCAAGATCGGCCCCGCCATCGCCGCCGGCTGCACCATCGTTCTCAAACCCGCCCCCCAGACCCCCCTGGCCAGCCTCGCCCTGGCGGAGATCCTCACCGAAGCGGGTCTGCCGGCCGGTGTGCTGAACATCGTCACCACCACCGACGCCGCCGGTGTCGTCGAGCCGCTGCTGCGCGGCGGGCAGATCCGCAAGCTCTCCTTCACCGGCTCCACCCAGGTCGGCCGGATCCTGCTGGCCCAGTGCGCCGACACCGTCATCCGCACCTCCATGGAACTGGGCGGCAACGCCCCCCTCATCGTCTTCGACGACGCCGACCTCGACGTGGCCATCGAAGGCACCATGGTCGCCAAGATGCGCAACATGGGCGAATCCTGCTGTGCCGCCAACCGCATCTACGTCCACACCTCCATCGCCGAGGAGTTCGCCACCCGCCTCGCCGCCCGCATGGCCGCCCTGACCGTCGGCGACGGCACCGAACCCGGCACCGACGTCGGACCCCTCATCGACGCCGCCGGCCGCAGCAAGGCCCACGACCTGGTGCGGGACGCCGTCAAGCGCGGCGCCACCGTCCTGACGGGCGGTGAACTCCCCGAGGGGCCGGGCTGCTTCTACCCGCCCACCGTCCTCACCGGCATCGCCCCCGACTCCGCGATCATCGACACGGAGATCTTCGGCCCGGTCGCCGCGATCCGTACTTTCGACACCGAGGACGAGGCCATAGCCGGCGCCAACGACACCGAATTCGGCCTGGCCGCCTACCTGTTCACCCAGAACCTCGACCGTGCCCTGCGCGTCGCCGAACGCCTCGAAAGCGGCATGATCGGCCTCAACACCGGACTCGTCTCCAACCCCGCCGCCCCCTTCGGTGGCGTCAAGCAGTCCGGACTGGGCCGCGAAGGCGGGCGCGTCGGCATCGACGAGTTCCTCGAGTACAAGTACATCGCCGTCCCTACCGGAGCCTGA